A window of Diabrotica virgifera virgifera chromosome 9, PGI_DIABVI_V3a contains these coding sequences:
- the LOC126891959 gene encoding uncharacterized protein LOC126891959 translates to MDLKKALYNFYTLDWCTPRNITPLSIAKFSNTLEIENISLFKPKKDECEKCLSHKLGNIPDTEHKEHIERKNEARLEKEQDKNKEEFVFTMDTQAVLLAPKSNVSSLYYKTKICTHNFCIFNIKNKDGFCYLWNETEGGLSSDNYATIIVKFITEKLLPSIHREPGQDTKIIFYSDGCTAQNRNVILANALLNVATLNNVTIQQKYLEVGHTQMEADSMHATIERKLKNKIIHIPAEYAEVCARKNPKPYNVSYLTHEFFKSFASLQFYKSIRPGKAIGDAKVTDIRALQYKQGNLYFKLRFTDEWQLLPQRCDKRVSVKPIESLPNLHENRLKISSRKFKDLQQLKSTLPVDYRDYYDNVPHEDS, encoded by the exons ATGGACCTCAAAAAAGCCTTGTACAATTTCTACACATTAGACTGGTGCACGCCACGGAATATCACTCCTCTGTCAATTGCTAAATTTAGCAACACTTTAGAAATTGAAAATATATCACTGTTCAAGCCAAAAAAAGATGAATGCGAAAAGTGCCTCTCTCACAAACTCGGAAATATACCTGACACAGAACACAAGGAGCACATAGAAAGAAAGAATGAAGCTAGACTTGAAAAAGAACAGgataaaaataaagaagaatttgTATTCACAATGGACACGCAAGCTGTGCTATTGGCACCCAAATCTAATGTGTCATCTCTATATTATAAAACTAAGATATGCACGCACAATTTCtgtatatttaatataaaaaataaagacGGATTTTGTTATCTCTGGAACGAGACCGAAGGTGGGTTATCCTCTGACAATTACGCTACCATAATTGTCAAGTTCATCACGGAGAAACTTTTGCCGAGTATCCACAGAGAACCTGGACAGGATACTAAAATTATATTCTACAGTGATGGTTGTACAGCTCAAAATAGAAACGTAATATTGGCAAATGCATTACTAAACGTGGCAACATTAAACAATGTCACAATTCAGCAGAAGTATCTAGAGGTAGGCCATACTCAGATGGAAGCGGACTCGATGCATGCCACCATAGAGAGGAAactgaaaaacaaaataattcatATACCAGCTGAATATGCAGAAGTTTGTGCTCGCAAAAATCCTAAACCTTACAACGTATCTTACCTAACCCATGAATTTTTTAAATCCTTCGCAAGTTTACAGTTTTATAAGTCAATAAGACCAGGGAAAGCCATAGGAGATGCCAAg GTCACAGATATTCGTGCCCTACAATATAAACAAGGGAACCTGTACTTTAAGTTACGGTTTACAGATGAATGGCAGTTACTGCCACAGCGATGTGATAAAAGGGTCTCAGTTAAACCTATTGAAAGCTTACCGAATCTTCATGAAAATCGGCTTAAAATAAGTAGTCGTAAATTCAAAGACTTACAACAACTAAAAAGTACCTTGCCGGTGGACTACAGGGACTACTACGACAATGTGCCACATGAAGACTCATAA